Proteins encoded in a region of the Quercus lobata isolate SW786 chromosome 8, ValleyOak3.0 Primary Assembly, whole genome shotgun sequence genome:
- the LOC115956631 gene encoding uncharacterized protein LOC115956631 — translation MGRDPSKRNMSLYYHYHQDRGHTNEDCRTLRDHLGQLVKARKLKQFLHQLGGQVGRPEDAYQRDRVPRLALGTINVFATPRGNASSCSGVMSVASNSKLGDLSQMSKRAKVMAVPTLGFLEEDKGGTFQHHDDALVVTIRITEYNVRKSLWTKEVGLRSCTRICIRG, via the coding sequence atgggtaGAGACCCATCCAAGCGAAATATGAGTCTTTACTACCACTATCATCAAGATAGAGGACATACAAATGAGGATTGTAGAACCTTGCGTGACCACTTGGGTCAGTTGGTGAAGGCTAGGAAGTTAAAGCAATTCTTGCATCAGCTAGGGGGGCAAGTAGGACGACCTGAGGATGCATATCAAAGAGACAGAGTTCCTCGACTAGCCCTGGGTACGATTAATGTGTTTGCTACGCCTAGGGGCAATGCTAGTTCATGTTCGGGAGTTATGTCTGTAgcttcaaattcaaaattgggGGATCTGTCTCAAATGTCTAAAAGGGCCAAAGTGATGGCAGTACCAACACTAGGTTTCTTAGAGGAGGATAAAGGGGGAACATTCCAACACCATGATGATGCCTTAGTGGTGACCATTCGGATCACCGAATATAATGTGAGAAAGTCTTTGTGGACCAAGGAAGTGGGGCTGAGATCATGTACTCGGATTTGTATAAGGGGTTGA
- the LOC115956632 gene encoding uncharacterized protein LOC115956632 encodes MGNDAMSKALRQISKSSFTRRIDRAKLPDHFAQLTFNIYNGRTNPVEHVSHFNQRMAIHSMNEALMCKVFFSSSLEPVAMRWFDELEEGSIKSLEELTKAFGVRFVTCSRVLRPSDSLLSMVMRERETLKTYSNRYWEVFNEIDGDFEDVAIRTFKVGLPPEHDLRKSLTKKPARSMPQLMDRIDKHKWVKEDQIQGKGKVKVFPEKRDLLARGYNHN; translated from the coding sequence ATGGGGAATGATGCAATGAGTAAGGCTCTTCGTCAAATTTCAAAGTCATCTTTTACAAGGAGAATTGACAGAGCAAAACTTCCTGATCATTTTGCACAACTTACGTTTAATATTTATAATGGGAGAACCAACCCTGTGGAACATGTAAGCCACTTCAATCAGAGGATGGCTATCCATTCAATGAATGAGGCTCTTATGTGCAAGGTCTTCTTCTCCTCTAGCCTCGAGCCTGTTGCCATGAGATGGTTTGACGAGCTGGAGGAAGGCTCTATAAAATCTTTAGAGGAACTTACAAAAGCATTTGGAGTAAGATTTGTGACGTGCAGCAGAGTCCTAAGGCCCTCAGATTCCTTATTATCCATGGTCATGAGGGAAAGGGAGACTTTGAAGACTTATTCCAATAGGTATTGGGAGGTgttcaatgagatagatggtgaTTTTGAAGATGTAGCTATAAGGACTTTCAAGGTAGGACTTCCCCCAGAGCATGATTTGAGGAAATCGTTGACAAAGAAACCTGCCCGTAGTATGCCCCAACTCATGGATCGCATTGATAAGCACAAATGGGTCAAGGAAGATCAGATCCAAGGAAAGGGAAAGGTCAAAGTCTTCCCAGAAAAAAGGGATCTTCTGGCAAGAGGATACAATCATAACTAA
- the LOC115955934 gene encoding probable serine/threonine-protein kinase kinX has translation MESERPYRTTSTNSSSNSSTTSELFICFTSRLSSSSSMKLSSKSILSPGRTREPSQISLSSSLSRRLRSNGSMKGGQASPMFPTGAKKRGCAFENPEPSSPKVTCIGQVRVKTKKQGKKLRTRSKRRGEASFRRVEQQNTSLNVTQQEVNVQNNSQFQSQQLLQQQQQQQQQQQQHECSPHRNQRWVHLPVTICEGLRAFGAEFNCFLPCRSSCMREKEEKAERSEGGGNGSSCGAVFARWLVAMQENEGKGGREIELVVGEEESETESVRIKSRREIFEGIEIKEERIEEEDQEEGRVSICVPPKNALLLMRCRSDPVKMAALANRFWESPVHGEDEDKDEDNENVEHEEGEEQQLQHRDLEERQSKVEVDEVSDSQEHGYPEEKANLVVEEEEEAEKIVVEENPELQQHPEEQENHEEEKLQVKEELFEEVNQPVPEPELKQEPEALVDPEVFEHNVVLQEIEDVQENEAEAEHEEEDEEEASFSSPTLVSIHSEQESEAQALEEEEEEEAKVEALAEDEDKEESLSGTPWENEETVTHERFEPQEKEEEEYDPNTHEKEPGMEESEFRESQQRKPERERESSVLPDCLLLMMCEPKLSMEVSKETWVCSTDFIRWLPERPIKKTNGGDGKDPKKRVSSTATEDNSKNPAPPTHTAAPHHLLLQPPRSSCSFPAAVAAPGAGVSMATMIEQKLVGAKGYEPFVLTRCKSEPMRSSAKLMPEPCFWKNRKLEPHRPATLGVGAAGVGF, from the coding sequence ATGGAATCAGAAAGACCCTATCGCACTACAAGCACCAATAGTAGCAGCAATAGTAGCACCACAAGCGAGCTCTTCATTTGCTTCACTTCACgactctcttcttcttcttccatgaAGCTCTCCTCCAAATCTATTCTCAGTCCAGGCCGTACTAGAGAACCatctcaaatctctctctcctcctctcTAAGCCGAAGACTAAGAAGCAACGGTAGCATGAAGGGAGGCCAAGCCTCGCCAATGTTCCCAACTGGGGCTAAGAAAAGAGGCTGTGCTTTTGAAAACCCAGAGCCCTCTTCACCCAAAGTCACCTGTATTGGCCAGGTGAGAGTCAAAACCAAGAAGCAAGGGAAAAAGTTGAGAACTAGATCGAAAAGAAGAGGGGAAGCGAGCTTTCGAAGAGTGGAGCAGCAAAATACAAGTCTTAATGTTACACAACAAGAGGTTAACGTTCAGAATAATAGTCAGTTTCAAAGCCAACAGCttttacaacaacaacaacaacagcagcagcagcagcagcagcatgAGTGTTCGCCGCATAGGAATCAAAGGTGGGTGCATTTACCAGTGACAATATGTGAAGGTTTGAGGGCTTTTGGTGCTGAGTTTAATTGTTTCCTGCCGTGTCGGTCTTCGTGTATGagggaaaaggaagagaaagctGAGAGATCGGAGGGTGGTGGAAATGGGAGTTCTTGTGGAGCGGTGTTTGCGAGGTGGTTGGTGGCGATGCAAGAAAATGAAGGGAAAGGTGGGAGGGAGATAGAGTTGGTGGTGGGAGAAGAAGAAAGCGAGACAGAGAGTGTGAGGATAAAGAGTAGGAGGGAGATTTTTGAAGGGATTGAGATTAAGGAAGAGAGGATTGAGGAGGAAGACCAAGAGGAAGGGAGAGTTAGTATTTGTGTTCCGCCCAAGAATGCTTTGTTGCTCATGAGGTGTAGATCTGACCCTGTTAAAATGGCGGCTCTGGCTAATCGGTTTTGGGAGTCTCCGGTTCATGGCGAAGATGAAGATAAAGATGAGGATAATGAAAATGTGGAACACGAAGAAGGAGAAGAACAACAACTACAACATAGGGATTTGGAAGAAAGGCAAAGTAAAGttgaggtggatgaggtttCTGATAGTCAAGAGCATGGATACCCAGAAGAAAAGGCAAACTTGgttgtagaagaagaagaagaagcagaaaaaATAGTAGTGGAAGAAAACCCAGAGCTTCAACAGCACCCAGAAGAGCAAGAAAAccatgaagaagaaaaattacaagtaaaagaagaGTTGTTTGAGGAGGTGAACCAGCCAGTACCAGAACCAGAACTAAAACAAGAACCAGAGGCTCTTGTAGATCCCGAGGTTTTTGAACATAATgtagtacttcaagaaattgAGGATGTCCAAGAAAATGAAGCAGAGGCAgaacatgaagaagaagatgaagaagaagcaagCTTTTCCTCTCCTACTTTAGTTTCCATACATTCCGAGCAAGAATCAGAAGCACAAGcactagaagaagaagaagaggaagaagcaaAGGTTGAGGCTTTAGCCGAGGATGAAGATAAAGAAGAGTCACTGTCTGGGACGCCTTGGGAAAACGAAGAGACAGTGACCCATGAAAGATTCGAAccccaagaaaaagaagaagaagaatacgACCCGAATACCCACGAGAAGGAGCCGGGTATGGAAGAGTCAGAGTTCCGAGAAAGTCAACAACGAAAGcctgagagagaaagagaaagctcAGTGTTACCAGATTGCTTGCTTCTAATGATGTGTGAGCCAAAGCTTTCCATGGAGGTATCCAAAGAAACCTGGGTTTGCAGTACCGACTTCATCCGATGGCTCCCAGAGAGACCCATCAAGAAAACCAACGGCGGGGATGGAAAAGACCCCAAAAAAAGAGTGAGCAGCACCGCCACCGAGGACAACTCTAAAAATCCTGCGCCACCTACGCACACGGCGGCGCCGCACCACTTGCTACTTCAGCCGCcgcgttcttcgtgttcttttCCAGCTGCGGTGGCGGCTCCGGGAGCAGGAGTGTCGATGGCGACTATGATAGAGCAGAAGCTGGTGGGGGCAAAGGGGTACGAGCCGTTTGTGTTGACACGCTGTAAGTCG